One Aerococcus urinaeequi DNA segment encodes these proteins:
- a CDS encoding heavy-metal-associated domain-containing protein, with translation MNTKTYLIPDMSCAHCKARIEKEVTGLNGVEAADVPVESKVLTVRFDDQVVDSAAIVAAVAEAGYTANPQ, from the coding sequence ATGAATACGAAAACTTACTTAATCCCAGATATGTCGTGTGCCCACTGCAAGGCGCGTATTGAAAAGGAAGTAACTGGCTTAAATGGCGTTGAAGCAGCGGATGTACCGGTTGAAAGTAAAGTTTTAACGGTCCGATTTGATGATCAAGTAGTAGATAGTGCGGCCATTGTGGCTGCTGTTGCGGAAGCGGGCTATACAGCCAACCCGCAATAA
- a CDS encoding adenylosuccinate synthase: protein MSGIVVVGTQWGDEGKGKITDFLAKDASVIVRYQGGDNAGHTIQFDGTKYALHLIPSGIFSSEKLSVIGNGVVVNPKALIKELNYLKDHGIDVSGLRISDRAHVILPYHIELDHLQEEAKGDDKIGTTIKGIGPAYTDKASRSGIRVCDLLEKDTFAAKLKANLDYNNQIITKIYGGQPLDFEEVYAEYYAYGQEIKHFVADTSVIINDYLDRGENVLFEGAQGNLLDIDQGTYPYVTSSNPVSGGATVGTGVGPTRFNKVVGVAKAYTSRVGEGAFPTELFDTVGDQIREVGREFGTTTGRPRRVGWFDSVVMRHSKRISGLTDLSLNSIDVLSGLETVKICVAYETADGTRIEHYPASLQQLAECTPVYEELPGWSEDITACKTLEELPANARQYVKRVSELVGVNIATFSVGPDRTQTNILEDIWNS, encoded by the coding sequence AATTACCGATTTTCTAGCGAAAGATGCATCTGTGATCGTACGTTACCAAGGTGGGGACAACGCAGGTCACACGATTCAATTTGACGGCACAAAGTACGCATTACACTTAATTCCATCAGGTATCTTTTCATCTGAGAAGTTATCTGTCATCGGAAACGGCGTTGTTGTAAATCCGAAAGCATTGATTAAAGAATTGAACTACCTAAAGGACCATGGCATTGATGTGAGCGGCTTGCGTATTTCAGACCGTGCCCATGTGATTTTACCTTATCATATTGAGTTGGACCATCTTCAAGAAGAAGCTAAGGGCGACGACAAAATTGGTACAACAATTAAAGGTATTGGCCCAGCTTATACTGACAAAGCTAGCCGTAGTGGTATTCGCGTATGTGACTTATTGGAAAAAGATACTTTTGCAGCGAAGTTAAAAGCTAATCTTGATTATAATAATCAAATTATTACCAAAATCTATGGTGGTCAACCTTTAGACTTTGAAGAAGTCTATGCTGAATACTACGCTTATGGTCAAGAAATTAAGCACTTTGTAGCGGATACTTCAGTGATTATTAATGACTACTTAGACCGTGGTGAAAATGTATTATTTGAAGGTGCTCAAGGTAACCTATTGGATATCGACCAAGGTACATACCCATATGTAACGTCATCTAACCCAGTTTCAGGTGGTGCGACAGTTGGTACTGGTGTTGGACCAACACGCTTTAACAAAGTTGTTGGTGTAGCCAAAGCTTATACTTCTCGTGTTGGTGAAGGTGCCTTCCCAACTGAATTATTTGATACAGTTGGTGATCAAATCAGAGAAGTTGGACGTGAATTTGGTACAACTACTGGCCGTCCACGCCGTGTTGGTTGGTTTGACTCTGTTGTGATGCGTCACTCTAAACGTATCTCTGGATTAACTGATTTATCATTGAATTCAATCGATGTATTGTCAGGGTTAGAAACAGTGAAAATTTGTGTAGCCTATGAAACAGCAGACGGTACACGTATTGAACATTATCCAGCTAGTCTACAACAATTGGCTGAATGTACACCAGTTTATGAAGAGTTACCAGGTTGGTCAGAAGATATTACTGCTTGTAAGACTTTAGAAGAATTACCGGCAAATGCACGTCAATATGTTAAACGTGTATCGGAATTAGTTGGTGTAAATATTGCGACATTCTCTGTGGGTCCAGACCGGACGCAAACAAACATTTTAGAAGATATTTGGAATAGTTAA